A window of the Diabrotica undecimpunctata isolate CICGRU chromosome 1, icDiaUnde3, whole genome shotgun sequence genome harbors these coding sequences:
- the LOC140439798 gene encoding uncharacterized protein, with translation MELKSNTLHEITMERRRNEQRRRCCVSDCMDTISKQYRFPSPRNYRDMFDKWVNAIKSPKLENVATDTIYKNFRVCGCHFKEEDLIKVGNRGIKRTAVPSLFLPRPRPRPDKTLDFPEVIEVSENGNCDGDGNILPAGPSNVAQNPEVLQSSEPSSTNIWNPRPRREPVYFGDFKLSDLNNMQHRRKFWKIAHETVYKYIKVNKYNQYKINKQRNRIKSLNSLVDKLLKEKKISEAQSLVLKEEI, from the exons ATGGAATTGAAATCGAACACATTACATGAAATAACAATGGAAAGACGAAGAAATGAACAAAGAAGAAGATGTTGTGTTTCAGATTGCATGGACACTATTAGCAAGCAATACCGTTTTCCAAGTCCACGAAATTATAgggatatgtttgataaatgggtgaatgctATTAAGAGCCCTAAATTAGAGAATGTTGCAACAGAcactatttataaaaattttcgtgTATGCGGTtgtcattttaaagaggaagattTAATCAAAGTTGGAAATAGGGGCATTAAGAGAACAgccgttccgagtttgtttttaccaagaccaagaccaagaccag ATAAAACTTTGGATTTTCCTGAAGTGATCGAAGTATCTGAGAATGGCAATTGTGATGGTGATGGAAATATATTGCCAGCTGGTCCTTCAAATGTAGCACAAAATCCAGAAGTCTTGCAATCAAGTGAACCTTCAAGTACAAACATTTGGAATCCAAG GCCCAGAAGAGAGCCAGTATACTTTGGAGATTTCAAGTTATCGGATTTGAATAATATGCAGCATAGGAGGAAATTTTGGAAAATTGCTCATGAAACTGTTTATAAGTACATAAAAGTGAACAAGTATaatcaatataaaataaataaacaaagaaatagaataaaaagtttaaatagcCTAGTGGATAAACTATTAAAAGAGAAGAAAATATCTGAAGCCCAGTCATTAGTATTGAAGGAAGAAATTTGA